From Streptomyces cyaneogriseus subsp. noncyanogenus, the proteins below share one genomic window:
- a CDS encoding ABC transporter ATP-binding protein has protein sequence MDTSTHEHVIEVTDLRRVYGGGFEAVRGIGFSVRRGEIFALLGTNGAGKTSTVELLEGLARPAGGTVRVLGHDPFTERAAVRPRTGVMLQEGGFPSELTVAETARMWAGCVSGARPADEVLALVGLDGKAGVRVKQLSGGERRRLDLALALLGEPEVLFLDEPTTGLDAEGRRDTWELVRALRDRGTTVLLTTHYLEEAEQLADRLAILHAGRIAAAGTPAEVTAAQPSRISFELPEDWHVGDLPPLGELGVCEHEVRGRLVLLRTRAVQRAATRLLVWAEEHGVELRGLDVRSASLEEAFLGIAREASATGRKEYAA, from the coding sequence ATGGATACGAGCACACACGAACACGTGATTGAGGTCACTGACCTGCGGCGTGTGTACGGGGGCGGGTTCGAGGCGGTACGCGGAATCGGCTTTTCCGTCCGGCGCGGGGAAATCTTCGCGCTGCTGGGCACCAACGGGGCCGGCAAGACCTCGACGGTGGAACTGCTGGAGGGACTGGCCCGCCCGGCCGGCGGCACCGTCCGGGTCCTCGGGCACGACCCCTTCACCGAACGGGCCGCCGTACGTCCCCGCACCGGCGTGATGCTCCAGGAGGGCGGCTTCCCCTCCGAGCTGACCGTCGCGGAGACCGCGCGGATGTGGGCGGGCTGCGTCAGCGGAGCCCGGCCGGCGGACGAGGTGCTGGCCCTGGTCGGCCTCGACGGGAAGGCGGGGGTGCGGGTCAAGCAGTTGTCGGGCGGCGAGCGGCGGCGGCTGGACCTGGCGCTCGCGCTGCTCGGCGAGCCCGAGGTGCTCTTCCTGGACGAGCCGACCACCGGGCTGGACGCCGAAGGGCGCCGCGACACCTGGGAACTGGTGCGCGCGCTGCGCGACCGCGGCACGACGGTGCTGCTGACCACCCACTACCTGGAGGAGGCCGAGCAGCTCGCCGACCGGCTCGCGATCCTCCACGCCGGGCGGATCGCCGCCGCCGGGACCCCGGCCGAGGTGACGGCGGCCCAGCCGTCCCGCATCTCCTTCGAGCTGCCCGAGGACTGGCACGTGGGGGATCTGCCGCCCCTCGGCGAACTGGGCGTGTGCGAGCACGAGGTGCGGGGGCGTCTCGTCCTGCTGCGGACGCGCGCGGTGCAGCGGGCGGCCACCCGGCTGCTGGTGTGGGCCGAGGAGCACGGGGTCGAACTGCGCGGCCTGGACGTGCGGTCGGCGTCGCTGGAGGAGGCGTTCCTGGGCATCGCCCGGGAGGCGTCGGCCACCGGGCGGAAGGAGTACGCGGCATGA
- a CDS encoding histone-like nucleoid-structuring protein Lsr2: protein MAQRVVVTLFDDIDGSEAAETIAFGVDGKMYEIDLNEANARQLREALEPYVTAGRKRSASGRAYRQTEVAPDPAAVRAWAQSNKMDVPARGRIPKRVYEAFAAAR, encoded by the coding sequence GTGGCGCAGCGTGTCGTGGTCACTCTCTTTGACGACATCGACGGCTCGGAAGCGGCTGAGACGATCGCCTTCGGAGTCGACGGCAAGATGTACGAGATCGACCTGAACGAAGCCAATGCCAGGCAACTGCGCGAGGCGCTGGAGCCGTACGTGACGGCCGGCCGCAAGCGGTCGGCGTCCGGCCGGGCCTACCGGCAGACGGAGGTCGCCCCCGACCCTGCGGCCGTCCGCGCCTGGGCCCAGTCGAACAAGATGGACGTGCCCGCGCGGGGCCGCATCCCCAAGAGGGTCTACGAGGCGTTCGCCGCGGCGCGGTGA
- the purS gene encoding phosphoribosylformylglycinamidine synthase subunit PurS, whose amino-acid sequence MARVVVDVMLKPEILDPQGQAVQRALPRLGFEGISDVRQGKRFELEVDGPVDEAALARIHDLAESFLANTVIEDFTVRVEEAAEVAGAVK is encoded by the coding sequence GTGGCACGCGTCGTAGTCGACGTCATGCTCAAGCCCGAGATCCTCGACCCCCAGGGCCAGGCGGTGCAGCGCGCACTGCCGCGGCTGGGTTTCGAGGGGATCTCGGACGTCCGTCAGGGAAAGCGTTTCGAACTGGAAGTTGACGGGCCGGTCGACGAGGCCGCCCTCGCCCGCATCCACGATCTTGCGGAATCCTTCCTCGCCAACACCGTGATCGAGGACTTCACCGTCCGGGTCGAGGAAGCGGCGGAAGTCGCGGGGGCCGTGAAGTGA
- the purQ gene encoding phosphoribosylformylglycinamidine synthase subunit PurQ: MTARIGVVTFPGSLDDRDTQRAIRVAGAEPVTLWHKDKDLKQVDAVVLCGGFSYGDYLRAGAIARFSPVMEPLIAQAREGLPVLGICNGFQILTEAHLLPGAMLGNDHLHFICRDQKLRVENADTAWTSDYTAGQEINIPLKNMDGRYVADRRTLDELEAEGRVAFRYVVDGEAADGCGNPNGSLNDIAGVTNAAGNVVGLMPHPEHAVEPLIGTGRTDGLPFFTSILKKLVNA; this comes from the coding sequence GTGACCGCTCGTATTGGCGTCGTCACTTTCCCGGGCAGCCTCGACGACCGGGACACGCAGCGCGCGATCCGCGTCGCGGGAGCCGAGCCCGTGACCCTGTGGCACAAGGACAAGGACCTCAAGCAGGTCGACGCGGTCGTGCTGTGCGGCGGTTTCTCCTACGGCGACTATCTGCGCGCCGGTGCGATCGCCCGCTTCTCGCCGGTGATGGAGCCGCTGATCGCCCAGGCCCGGGAGGGCCTGCCGGTCCTCGGCATCTGCAACGGCTTCCAGATCCTCACCGAGGCCCACCTGCTGCCCGGCGCGATGCTCGGCAACGACCACCTGCACTTCATCTGCCGTGACCAGAAGTTGCGGGTGGAGAACGCGGACACCGCCTGGACGTCCGACTACACGGCCGGCCAGGAGATCAACATCCCGCTGAAGAACATGGACGGCCGCTACGTCGCCGACCGGCGCACGCTGGACGAGCTGGAGGCCGAGGGCCGCGTCGCCTTCCGGTACGTGGTCGACGGCGAAGCCGCCGACGGATGCGGCAACCCCAACGGCTCGCTCAACGACATCGCCGGCGTCACCAACGCCGCCGGGAACGTGGTCGGCCTGATGCCGCACCCCGAGCACGCCGTGGAGCCGCTGATCGGTACCGGCCGTACCGACGGCCTCCCGTTCTTCACCTCGATCCTCAAGAAGCTGGTCAACGCATGA
- the purL gene encoding phosphoribosylformylglycinamidine synthase subunit PurL gives MSRTPLDTVEHAAATPDVELPWAELGLKKDEYERVVEILGRRPTGAELAMYSVMWSEHCSYKSSKVHLRQFGEKAPENDALLVGIGENAGVVDVGQGYAVTFKVESHNHPSYVEPYQGAATGVGGIVRDIIAMGARPVAVVDPLRFGAADHPDTKRVLPGVVAGIGGYGNCLGLPNIGGEVVFDACYQGNPLVNAGCVGVMRHEDIHLAKASGAGNKVILYGARTGGDGIGGASILASETFDDAKPSKRPAVQVGDPFQEKLLIECTLEAFKEKLVVGIQDLGAAGLSCATSELASNGSGGMRVTLDDVPLRDSTLSPEEILMSESQERMCAVVEPDKVDRFLEICDKWDVIATVIGEVTDGDRLEIFWHGEKIVDVDPRTVAHEGPTYERPYARPEWQDALQADDANKLPRPRTSEELKDQVLKLVASPNQASKSWITSQYDRFVQGNTVLAQPEDSGMIRIDEETGLGVALATDGNGRYAKLDPYTGAQLALAEAYRNVATTGAKPLAVSDCLNFGSPEDPAVMWQFAEAVRGLADACQQLGTPVTGGNVSLYNQTGEAAIHPTPVVAVLGVIDDVARRTPVAFQEEGQLVYLLGDTREEFGGSAWSQVIHDHLGGLPPKVDLERERLLAEILIAASRDGMIDSAHDLSDGGLIQAVVESALLGGKGARLIVPDGLDAFTFLFSESAGRAIVAVPRSEEVRFNDMCGARGLPATRIGVVDGDTVEVQGEFTLTLEELREAHEATIPALLA, from the coding sequence ATGAGCCGGACGCCTCTGGACACGGTCGAGCACGCGGCCGCGACCCCCGACGTCGAGCTGCCCTGGGCCGAACTCGGCCTGAAGAAGGACGAGTACGAGCGAGTCGTCGAGATCCTCGGCCGCCGCCCCACCGGCGCCGAGCTCGCCATGTACTCGGTGATGTGGTCCGAGCACTGCTCGTACAAGTCCTCCAAGGTCCACCTCCGCCAGTTCGGCGAGAAGGCCCCCGAGAACGACGCCCTGCTCGTCGGCATCGGCGAGAACGCCGGTGTGGTCGACGTCGGCCAGGGCTACGCGGTCACCTTCAAGGTCGAGTCGCACAACCACCCCTCCTACGTCGAGCCCTACCAGGGCGCGGCCACGGGCGTGGGCGGCATCGTCCGCGACATCATCGCCATGGGCGCCCGCCCGGTCGCGGTCGTGGACCCGCTGCGCTTCGGCGCGGCGGACCACCCAGACACCAAGCGCGTCCTGCCCGGCGTCGTCGCCGGCATCGGCGGCTACGGCAACTGCCTGGGCCTGCCCAACATCGGCGGCGAGGTCGTCTTCGACGCCTGCTACCAGGGCAACCCGCTGGTCAACGCGGGCTGCGTCGGTGTGATGCGGCACGAGGACATCCACCTCGCCAAGGCGTCCGGCGCGGGCAACAAGGTCATCCTGTACGGCGCCCGCACCGGCGGTGACGGCATCGGCGGCGCCTCCATCCTCGCCTCCGAGACCTTCGACGACGCCAAGCCCTCCAAGCGCCCGGCCGTCCAGGTCGGCGACCCCTTCCAGGAGAAGCTCCTCATCGAGTGCACCCTGGAGGCGTTCAAGGAGAAGCTGGTCGTCGGCATCCAGGACCTGGGCGCCGCGGGCCTGTCCTGCGCCACCTCGGAGCTGGCCTCCAACGGCTCCGGCGGCATGCGCGTCACCCTGGACGACGTACCGCTGCGCGACTCCACGCTCTCGCCCGAGGAGATCCTCATGAGCGAGTCGCAGGAGCGCATGTGCGCGGTGGTCGAGCCGGACAAGGTCGACCGTTTCCTGGAGATCTGCGACAAGTGGGACGTCATCGCCACGGTGATCGGTGAGGTCACCGACGGCGACCGCCTGGAGATCTTCTGGCACGGCGAGAAGATCGTCGACGTCGACCCGCGCACGGTCGCCCACGAGGGCCCGACCTACGAGCGCCCCTACGCCCGCCCCGAGTGGCAGGACGCGCTCCAGGCCGACGACGCGAACAAGCTGCCGCGCCCGCGGACGTCGGAGGAGCTGAAGGACCAGGTCCTGAAGCTGGTGGCCTCGCCCAACCAGGCGTCCAAGTCCTGGATCACCTCCCAGTACGACCGGTTCGTGCAGGGCAACACGGTCCTCGCCCAGCCCGAGGACTCCGGCATGATCCGCATCGACGAGGAGACCGGCCTCGGCGTCGCCCTCGCCACCGACGGCAACGGCCGGTACGCCAAGCTCGACCCGTACACGGGCGCCCAGCTCGCCCTCGCGGAGGCGTACCGGAACGTGGCGACGACCGGCGCCAAGCCGCTCGCCGTCTCCGACTGCCTGAACTTCGGCTCGCCCGAGGACCCGGCCGTGATGTGGCAGTTCGCGGAGGCCGTGCGCGGTCTGGCCGACGCCTGCCAGCAGCTCGGCACCCCGGTGACCGGCGGCAACGTCTCGCTCTACAACCAGACCGGCGAGGCCGCCATCCACCCGACGCCGGTCGTCGCCGTCCTCGGCGTGATCGACGACGTGGCCCGCCGCACGCCGGTCGCCTTCCAGGAGGAGGGCCAGCTCGTCTACCTCCTCGGCGACACGCGTGAGGAGTTCGGCGGTTCGGCCTGGTCCCAGGTGATCCACGACCACCTCGGCGGCCTGCCGCCCAAGGTCGACCTGGAGCGCGAGCGGCTGCTCGCCGAGATCCTCATCGCCGCCTCCCGCGACGGCATGATCGACTCCGCGCACGACCTGTCCGACGGCGGCCTGATCCAGGCCGTGGTCGAGTCGGCGCTGCTCGGCGGCAAGGGCGCCCGTCTGATCGTCCCGGACGGTCTGGACGCGTTCACCTTCCTGTTCTCCGAGTCGGCGGGCCGTGCGATCGTCGCGGTGCCGCGCTCGGAGGAGGTCCGCTTCAACGACATGTGCGGCGCCCGGGGCCTGCCCGCCACCCGCATCGGTGTCGTCGACGGCGACACGGTGGAGGTCCAGGGCGAGTTCACCCTCACCCTGGAGGAGCTGCGCGAGGCGCACGAGGCGACGATCCCGGCGCTGCTGGCGTAG
- a CDS encoding maleylpyruvate isomerase family mycothiol-dependent enzyme, which yields MSPARPRPRSYDPARTRAAVLAQFGHVRDAVRTLTPEQLALPTRLGEWTVRDLVAHFGMALMVVDRLLAQPEPARQDGRLLDWPSAVGADAPALADAARRRAEQHPDLDAHLAEVERTFTAHLDTQPADRLLPTNAGVLPLADYLVTRTVELVVHTDDLNAAVPGLAVPCDRQALATATRLLADTLAAKAPGGATEVRIPPYAVVQCLEGPRHTRGTPPNVVETDPLTWIRLATGRLTWKDAVAEAKVSARGERADLGELLPLLS from the coding sequence ATGTCCCCGGCCAGGCCCCGCCCCCGCAGCTACGACCCCGCCCGCACCCGCGCCGCCGTGCTCGCCCAGTTCGGCCATGTGCGGGACGCCGTCCGCACCCTCACCCCCGAGCAGCTCGCCCTGCCCACCCGCCTGGGCGAGTGGACCGTACGCGATCTGGTCGCGCACTTCGGGATGGCGCTCATGGTCGTGGACCGGCTGCTCGCCCAGCCCGAACCCGCCCGGCAGGACGGCCGGCTGCTCGACTGGCCCTCCGCCGTCGGAGCCGACGCCCCCGCCCTCGCCGACGCCGCCCGCCGGCGTGCCGAGCAGCACCCCGACCTGGACGCCCATCTCGCCGAGGTGGAGCGGACCTTCACCGCCCACCTGGACACCCAGCCCGCCGACAGGCTGCTGCCGACCAACGCGGGCGTCCTGCCGCTCGCCGACTACCTCGTCACCCGCACCGTCGAGCTCGTCGTCCACACCGACGACCTGAACGCGGCCGTCCCCGGCCTCGCCGTCCCCTGCGACCGCCAGGCCCTGGCCACCGCCACCCGGCTGCTGGCCGACACCCTCGCCGCGAAGGCGCCCGGCGGGGCGACGGAGGTGCGGATCCCGCCGTACGCCGTCGTGCAGTGCCTGGAGGGACCCCGGCACACCCGCGGCACCCCGCCCAACGTGGTCGAGACCGATCCGCTGACCTGGATCCGGCTCGCCACCGGGCGGCTGACCTGGAAGGACGCGGTCGCCGAGGCGAAAGTGAGCGCCCGCGGGGAGCGGGCCGACCTCGGAGAGCTGCTGCCGCTGCTGTCGTGA
- a CDS encoding META domain-containing protein, producing the protein MYKQKDKQKDRQKDRQKDRQKRRMTLAAAAAALLPLAAACGSEQADGGSTSADAGKTPVTGVHWKVDSVTVDGTTHRAPERAHLRIDAGGRAEGNLGCNRFTARAAVDGGHLRLSDATATEMACDDIPLAVEEALSRTLTAGPLTTGADGERLTLTTPGGDTVRLSRQRDAPLYGTKWTVTEPGGGSGRAHLTFDDAKNSVSGHLGCNSARAEATVHDGHITLGAPVTTRMMCEDSLMDTEKRILKLFEGPLSYRIDQQTLTLTSENGQTVRAVADR; encoded by the coding sequence ATGTACAAGCAGAAGGACAAGCAGAAGGACAGGCAGAAGGACAGGCAGAAGGACAGGCAGAAGCGGCGCATGACCCTGGCCGCGGCCGCCGCCGCCCTCCTCCCGCTCGCCGCCGCCTGCGGCAGCGAGCAGGCGGACGGCGGGAGCACCTCGGCCGACGCCGGCAAGACCCCTGTGACCGGCGTCCACTGGAAGGTCGACAGCGTCACCGTGGACGGCACCACCCACCGGGCGCCGGAGCGCGCACACCTGAGGATCGACGCCGGCGGCAGGGCGGAGGGAAACCTCGGCTGCAACCGCTTCACCGCCCGCGCCGCGGTCGACGGCGGTCACCTCCGGCTCAGCGACGCCACGGCCACCGAGATGGCCTGCGACGACATCCCCCTGGCCGTCGAAGAGGCCCTCAGCCGCACCCTGACCGCCGGACCGCTCACCACCGGCGCCGACGGCGAGCGGCTGACCCTCACCACGCCGGGCGGCGACACCGTCCGGCTGAGCAGGCAGCGGGACGCGCCCCTGTACGGCACCAAGTGGACCGTCACCGAGCCCGGGGGCGGATCCGGCCGGGCCCACCTCACCTTCGACGACGCGAAGAACTCCGTCTCCGGACACCTGGGCTGCAACTCCGCCCGCGCCGAAGCCACGGTCCACGACGGCCATATCACCCTCGGCGCGCCGGTCACCACCCGAATGATGTGCGAAGACTCACTCATGGACACCGAGAAGCGGATCCTGAAGCTGTTCGAAGGCCCGCTCAGCTACCGGATCGATCAGCAGACCCTCACGCTGACCAGCGAGAACGGCCAGACCGTACGGGCCGTCGCCGACCGGTGA